The Paenibacillus sp. FSL R7-0204 genome includes a region encoding these proteins:
- a CDS encoding FecCD family ABC transporter permease: MQSRKKISSEDARRKHGLRVIGVLAVLIVIMFIISVNTGYIRLTPLELLDTLFGKGTEKQELILFQFRLPRIVISLLIGTALAVSGAVMQGVFRNDLADPGILGINAGAGLMVMLLISFYPTTSAAPVYLLPVVAFAGAACTAALIYSLAYKRHQGISPIRLLLTGVAVAAGMSAAMIVLTLRLDPDKYQFVATWLAGSIWGTSWKFVLSLLPWILILLPYVIYKARVMNVLNLGQQTATGLGANVSREQFRLLAAAVGLAASSVAVSGGIGFVGLVGPHLARRLVGPKHQLMLPASALIGALLVIAADTIGRRILQPSEIPTGIVVAVIGAPYFLYLLARTKS, encoded by the coding sequence ATGCAGAGCCGAAAGAAAATTTCTTCAGAAGATGCAAGGCGTAAGCATGGCCTTAGGGTGATTGGCGTGCTGGCCGTTCTGATTGTGATCATGTTCATTATAAGTGTGAATACAGGATACATAAGACTTACTCCGCTTGAGCTGTTGGATACGTTGTTCGGTAAGGGTACGGAGAAGCAGGAGCTGATTCTGTTCCAGTTCCGCCTGCCGCGGATTGTCATTTCTCTGTTAATTGGTACCGCACTTGCCGTATCCGGCGCAGTGATGCAAGGGGTCTTCCGCAATGATCTGGCCGATCCGGGTATTCTCGGCATTAATGCCGGGGCCGGGCTGATGGTCATGCTGCTGATTTCCTTCTACCCGACGACCTCGGCGGCACCGGTCTATCTGTTGCCTGTGGTTGCTTTTGCCGGGGCGGCCTGCACTGCTGCTCTGATCTACAGCCTCGCCTACAAACGGCATCAGGGCATTTCGCCGATCCGGCTGCTGCTTACCGGGGTCGCAGTGGCGGCAGGCATGAGCGCGGCGATGATCGTGCTGACGCTTCGCCTCGATCCGGACAAGTATCAGTTCGTTGCCACCTGGCTGGCGGGCAGCATCTGGGGCACAAGCTGGAAGTTTGTCTTATCCCTGCTGCCCTGGATTCTGATTCTCCTGCCTTATGTCATCTACAAGGCACGGGTGATGAATGTACTTAATCTGGGCCAGCAGACAGCGACAGGACTCGGTGCTAATGTGAGCAGAGAGCAGTTCCGTCTGCTGGCAGCAGCGGTCGGCCTTGCGGCTTCCAGCGTAGCGGTCAGCGGAGGTATCGGCTTCGTCGGGCTGGTCGGCCCGCATCTGGCGCGGCGGCTGGTTGGACCGAAGCATCAGCTGATGCTGCCCGCCTCTGCGCTGATCGGCGCGCTGCTTGTCATTGCGGCGGATACGATCGGACGGCGGATTCTGCAGCCGTCCGAGATTCCTACCGGCATTGTAGTAGCCGTCATCGGTGCTCCATACTTTCTGTATCTTCTGGCCCGTACCAAATCTTAA
- a CDS encoding TetR/AcrR family transcriptional regulator C-terminal domain-containing protein produces MSNSLLTKNALARSLKKLMLTRPLNKITIQQITADCGVTRHTFYNHFQDIYELLGWIYKSEVIEGLDQYCCWAGWKQGFLSVLRYTVNNKTICLNTFHSLGREHLEQFLYGVIYRVMISVVEELDGQVWPGQEQIPEPVRMQARLDIADFYTLAILEQVIHWLRAGANTDPAEVVDKVSRIMDGCIARGLAHYQSAVHPVKS; encoded by the coding sequence ATGTCCAATTCACTCTTAACTAAGAACGCGTTAGCCCGTTCCCTGAAGAAGCTTATGCTCACAAGGCCGCTTAATAAAATAACGATCCAGCAGATCACGGCGGATTGCGGGGTGACACGCCATACGTTTTATAATCATTTTCAGGATATCTATGAGTTGCTCGGCTGGATCTACAAGTCAGAAGTGATTGAAGGACTGGACCAATACTGCTGCTGGGCGGGCTGGAAGCAAGGATTTTTAAGCGTCTTGCGCTACACTGTGAATAACAAAACCATCTGTCTGAATACCTTCCATTCGCTGGGACGCGAGCATCTGGAGCAGTTCCTGTACGGGGTGATTTACCGCGTCATGATCAGTGTAGTGGAGGAGCTGGACGGACAGGTCTGGCCCGGACAGGAGCAGATTCCAGAGCCAGTGAGAATGCAGGCTAGGCTGGATATAGCCGATTTCTACACGCTGGCCATCCTTGAACAGGTGATCCACTGGCTCAGAGCAGGGGCGAATACAGATCCGGCTGAAGTGGTCGACAAGGTATCGCGGATTATGGACGGCTGCATTGCCCGGGGGCTGGCGCATTACCAGTCTGCAGTTCATCCGGTGAAGTCATGA
- a CDS encoding oleate hydratase, whose product MGTYQRIHPQVQEGIASRKAYLVGGGIGSLSAAAFLIRDGHMPGRNIHILEQSSIYGGSMDGAGNAKDGYSARGGREIEEHFECFMELFGFIPSLTNPDRTVLDEFRELNLAEPIESHCRLVEKQGTPADFSSLGLSTAHALELGKLTLATEERLGTVTIEQFFDPSFLETNFWYFWRSMFAFENWHSVVEVKRYMERFMHLISGMNQLKGILHTEYNQFDSLILPLMKWLEREGVQFDTGHQVTDLELDIKGNEKVVTAIQVQVNGSPKTIPVTRGDLVMVTNGSMTENSTVGDLDQPAVLNRSVTERGCWSLWGKLAAKSPDFGRPEVFCGDIDKSKWLSFTMTFTDDEIVFPYLLELTGDAPGMGGVVTIKDSSWMMSWTAPKQPHFINQPDNVKVLWAYGLFPDAEGDYIKKKMSNCTGRELLEELCYHMGLADRIPEILEHTTNVIPCMMPYITAQFMPRALGDRPQVVPQGSVNLAFLGQFAEVPDDCVFTVEYSVRSAMMAVYELLKLEKEVIPVHPSKYDVRVLLTAFRTCLGNKPLPLDKTLGELLAGTVLSKLI is encoded by the coding sequence ATGGGTACATATCAAAGAATTCATCCGCAGGTTCAGGAAGGTATCGCTTCACGCAAGGCATATCTCGTCGGAGGAGGGATCGGCTCCCTGTCGGCGGCGGCATTCCTGATCCGTGACGGGCATATGCCCGGCCGGAATATTCATATTTTGGAGCAATCCTCTATATACGGCGGTTCCATGGACGGGGCAGGCAATGCCAAGGACGGCTACAGCGCCCGTGGCGGACGCGAGATTGAAGAGCACTTCGAATGCTTCATGGAGCTGTTCGGCTTCATCCCTTCCCTGACCAATCCGGATCGGACGGTGCTGGATGAATTCCGGGAGCTGAATCTGGCTGAACCGATTGAATCGCATTGCCGTCTGGTCGAAAAGCAAGGCACCCCCGCCGACTTCTCATCGCTTGGACTTTCAACTGCACATGCGCTGGAATTAGGCAAGCTGACGCTGGCTACCGAAGAGAGACTGGGCACGGTGACGATTGAACAGTTTTTTGACCCGAGCTTTCTGGAGACGAATTTTTGGTATTTCTGGCGCTCCATGTTCGCCTTCGAAAATTGGCATAGTGTGGTAGAGGTCAAGCGTTATATGGAGCGGTTCATGCACCTGATCTCGGGGATGAACCAGCTGAAAGGGATTTTGCACACCGAATACAACCAGTTCGACTCGCTGATCCTGCCGCTGATGAAGTGGCTGGAGCGTGAGGGCGTTCAGTTCGACACAGGGCATCAGGTCACGGATCTGGAGCTTGATATCAAGGGGAATGAGAAGGTTGTAACCGCGATTCAGGTGCAGGTGAACGGTTCCCCAAAGACCATTCCGGTGACACGCGGGGATCTGGTCATGGTCACGAACGGCTCAATGACAGAGAATTCTACTGTTGGCGATCTGGACCAACCGGCGGTGCTGAACCGGTCTGTTACAGAACGGGGCTGCTGGAGTCTATGGGGCAAGCTTGCTGCCAAATCCCCGGATTTCGGCCGTCCCGAGGTGTTCTGCGGGGATATCGACAAGTCCAAATGGCTGTCGTTCACGATGACTTTTACCGATGATGAGATTGTATTCCCTTATCTGCTGGAGCTGACGGGAGATGCTCCCGGCATGGGCGGCGTGGTGACGATCAAAGACTCCAGCTGGATGATGTCCTGGACCGCACCGAAGCAGCCCCATTTCATTAACCAGCCGGACAATGTGAAGGTGCTGTGGGCGTATGGCCTGTTCCCGGATGCCGAAGGCGACTATATCAAGAAAAAAATGAGCAACTGCACCGGACGCGAGCTGCTGGAGGAATTGTGCTACCATATGGGCCTTGCGGACCGCATTCCCGAGATTCTGGAGCATACGACTAATGTCATCCCTTGTATGATGCCTTATATCACTGCGCAGTTCATGCCGCGCGCTCTTGGTGACCGTCCGCAGGTCGTGCCGCAGGGCAGTGTGAATCTGGCCTTCCTCGGCCAGTTCGCCGAAGTGCCGGACGACTGCGTATTCACGGTGGAGTATTCGGTCCGTTCCGCGATGATGGCTGTATATGAGCTTTTGAAGCTGGAAAAAGAAGTGATTCCCGTCCATCCGAGCAAATATGATGTCCGGGTGCTGCTGACCGCTTTCCGCACCTGTCTGGGCAACAAGCCGCTGCCGCTCGATAAGACGCTCGGTGAGCTGCTGGCGGGAACGGTGCTCTCGAAATTGATCTAG
- a CDS encoding FecCD family ABC transporter permease has translation MNQQAVSGSGLDEKAKPLKLRSRPWAATLILIGGLIALALGIAISVSFGAADIKLSVVWTAVFHFNPDITDHQIIRELRLPRVLGGVMVGASLAVAGAIMQGMTRNPLADSGLMGINSGAGFALAVCFAFFPGLPFMYLILYSFVGAGAGAGIVYGVGSLAKGGLTPARLVLAGAALSALLSALSEGIALYFRIGQDLAFWYAGGLAGTKWFQLQIMSPWVIAAILGAIVLSRSITMLSLGEDIAKGLGQRTGLVKLAGTLIVLILAGASVAVVGAVGFVGLIIPHLTRYLVGVDYRWIIPCSAVLGALLVVGGDLTARMINPPHETPVGAIIALIGVPFFLYLARKERREL, from the coding sequence ATGAATCAACAGGCAGTGTCCGGGAGCGGGCTGGATGAGAAGGCCAAGCCGCTGAAGCTGCGGTCCCGTCCCTGGGCGGCAACACTAATTCTTATTGGCGGTCTCATTGCGCTGGCGCTGGGGATCGCTATATCCGTATCGTTCGGGGCCGCAGATATTAAGCTGTCGGTCGTATGGACCGCAGTCTTTCATTTCAATCCCGATATTACCGACCATCAGATCATCCGTGAGCTTAGGCTGCCGCGTGTGCTGGGCGGCGTAATGGTGGGAGCCAGCCTCGCTGTGGCAGGGGCTATTATGCAAGGGATGACCCGCAATCCGCTGGCGGATTCGGGACTGATGGGCATTAACTCTGGAGCGGGCTTTGCGCTGGCGGTCTGCTTTGCATTTTTTCCGGGATTGCCGTTCATGTATCTCATTCTCTATTCCTTCGTTGGCGCCGGAGCGGGAGCGGGAATTGTCTATGGAGTAGGCTCACTGGCGAAGGGCGGGCTAACCCCGGCCAGGCTCGTATTGGCAGGTGCTGCCCTCAGTGCGCTGCTCTCAGCGCTAAGTGAAGGCATCGCCCTGTATTTCCGGATCGGACAAGATCTCGCCTTCTGGTATGCCGGCGGTCTGGCCGGAACGAAGTGGTTCCAGCTGCAGATCATGTCTCCATGGGTGATAGCGGCTATCCTCGGAGCCATTGTGCTGTCCCGTTCGATTACGATGCTCAGCCTGGGTGAGGATATTGCTAAAGGGCTTGGGCAGCGTACAGGGCTGGTGAAATTGGCGGGTACGCTAATTGTCCTGATTCTAGCCGGAGCCTCGGTAGCTGTAGTGGGAGCTGTAGGGTTTGTCGGCCTGATCATCCCTCATCTGACGCGTTATCTGGTAGGTGTGGATTACCGCTGGATTATTCCCTGCTCTGCGGTGCTTGGTGCGCTGCTGGTGGTCGGGGGCGATCTGACGGCCCGGATGATCAATCCGCCGCATGAAACGCCGGTGGGTGCGATTATAGCGCTGATTGGGGTACCGTTCTTCCTGTATCTGGCCCGAAAAGAAAGAAGGGAGCTGTAA
- a CDS encoding NAD(P)/FAD-dependent oxidoreductase — protein sequence MNEAMELYDVTIIGGGPAGMYTAFYSGMRDLKTKLIEAKDELGGRMLIYPEKMIWDVGGVTPILCRQLIDQLAEQARTFDPTLVFGQQIVHQARQDDGTYILTSATGEQHWTRTVILTIGYGILQMAKLEIEGADRYEVTNLHYTVQELEPFRGKRVLISGGGDSAVDWANELEGIAASVTVVHRREQFGGHEKNIARMKASSVDVRVPCAVSQLHSSDGEQIDQVTVCHIQTGEHEQLEVDAVIVNHGLRSDFGPLKDWGLDMGEWCANVSGKLETNLPGIFAAGDFVDHESKVRLIAGTFTDAVLALNSAKLYMDPTAEKVAYVSSHNDRFKEKNKALGVVDNH from the coding sequence ATGAACGAAGCAATGGAATTATACGATGTGACGATTATTGGCGGCGGCCCCGCAGGCATGTATACAGCGTTCTATAGCGGAATGAGGGATCTGAAGACTAAGCTGATTGAAGCGAAGGATGAGCTGGGCGGCAGAATGCTGATCTATCCTGAGAAGATGATCTGGGATGTCGGAGGAGTAACACCTATTCTCTGCCGCCAGTTAATTGATCAGCTGGCAGAGCAGGCGCGCACCTTCGATCCTACCCTTGTATTCGGACAGCAGATTGTTCACCAGGCCCGCCAGGACGACGGAACGTATATCCTGACCTCAGCCACAGGCGAGCAGCACTGGACCCGTACCGTCATACTTACCATCGGATACGGTATTCTGCAGATGGCGAAGCTGGAGATTGAAGGCGCGGACCGCTATGAGGTGACGAATCTGCACTACACGGTACAGGAGCTGGAGCCCTTCCGCGGCAAGCGGGTACTGATCTCGGGCGGCGGCGATTCCGCAGTGGACTGGGCGAATGAGCTGGAGGGGATTGCCGCCAGCGTAACCGTGGTGCACCGCCGGGAGCAGTTCGGCGGGCATGAGAAGAATATTGCCCGGATGAAGGCCTCCTCGGTGGATGTGCGTGTGCCTTGTGCGGTAAGCCAGCTGCACAGCAGTGACGGAGAGCAGATCGATCAGGTGACCGTCTGCCATATTCAGACCGGAGAGCACGAGCAGCTTGAGGTCGATGCCGTCATTGTCAATCACGGGCTGAGAAGCGACTTCGGTCCGCTGAAGGACTGGGGACTGGATATGGGAGAATGGTGTGCGAACGTCAGCGGGAAGCTGGAGACCAATCTCCCGGGTATCTTCGCTGCCGGAGATTTCGTGGATCATGAGAGCAAGGTAAGGCTCATTGCCGGAACGTTCACCGATGCGGTGCTTGCCCTGAACAGCGCAAAGCTGTACATGGACCCTACCGCTGAGAAGGTAGCCTACGTCTCCTCCCATAATGACCGGTTCAAGGAGAAGAACAAGGCACTTGGCGTAGTAGATAACCACTAG